A stretch of Xenopus laevis strain J_2021 chromosome 8S, Xenopus_laevis_v10.1, whole genome shotgun sequence DNA encodes these proteins:
- the LOC108700417 gene encoding E3 ubiquitin/ISG15 ligase TRIM25: MATASVRSELSCSVCREIYTDPVTLPCGHNYCRVCIGRTWDWQLGIEEDPSCPQCRQRYGKQPQLIRNVTLCNIAEKFHLTDPQNGWTGIFCTYCDSPVAAAKSCLHCEASLCDYHVRKHSKSAEHVFTKPKASFKDRKCSVHRKMLEFYCTEDNTCICSSCSLHGDHQWHNVESLSEASKWKKEKLRKVLEKLSPEREETEGQIQRLQKRRREVAEKSAGQTVRITALFRDIRQQLGALERQLLSDISREQEKASHKLHDLIQQLEIKKDELSRKIRHIEELCNMADPLTVLQERESENSEHSQCYDSDGGDIMGTMAYSFSRGLGITYSKDTHKQVGRDDIEVPAVEDLYVDQVTHILLTGLTEIGTLVMQMFHSEGVQGMLVGRNMGTTNVSLFLDTMYINKRTQSGESTQSSRSAHEYWDMVGCYSGGSL, from the coding sequence ATGGCGACCGCTAGTGTGAGATCTGAACTGAGCTGCTCCGTGTGCCGAGAAATTTATACAGACCCAGTAACTCTGCCGTGTGGCCATAACTACTGCCGAGTCTGTATTGGGAGAACATGGGACTGGCAGTTGGGGATAGAGGAAGATCCTTCGTGCCCTCAATGCAGACAGAGATATGGGAAACAACCTCAACTGATCAGAAACGTGACTCTGTGTAACATAGCAGAGAAATTTCATCTGACTGATCCACAGAATGGCTGGACTGGGATCTTCTGCACTTACTGTGACTCCCCTGTAGCTGCTGCTAAATCCTGCCTGCACtgtgaggcttctctgtgtgaTTATCATGTGAGAAAACACAGCAAGTCAGCAGAACATGTATTTACTAAACCCAAAGCTTCCTTTAAGGACAGAAAATGCTCCGTACACAGGAAGATGCTGGAGTTTTACTGCACTGAGGATAATACCTGTATCTGTTCTTCCTGCTCACTGCATGGAGATCATCAGTGGCACAATGTGGAGTCGTTGAGTGAGGCCTCTAAGTGGAAGAAAGAGAAACTAAGGAAAGTTCTGGAGAAACTGAgcccagagagagaggagactgaggGGCAAATCCAGAGACTGCAGaagcgcaggagagaagtggcagaaaaatCAGCAGGTCAGACAGTGAGAatcactgccctgtttagagacatcaggcAACAGCTGGGAGCCCTAGAGAGGCaactcctgagtgacatctccaggGAACAAGAGAAGGCTTCTCACAAACTCCATGATCTGATCCAACAgttggaaataaagaaggacgagctgtccaggaagatccgtcacattgaggagctgtgcaacatggcagatccactcactgtcctacaggaacgggaatcagAGAACTCTGAGCACTCACAATGTTATGACTCTGATGGGGGTGATATAATGGGCACAATGGCGTATTCATTTTCTAGGGGTCTGGGAATTACGTATAGTAAGGACACACACAAGCAGGTAGGGAGAGATGATATAGAGGTCCCTGCTGTAGAGGATTTATATGTGGATCAGGTGACCCATATATTACTCACAGGCTTAACTGAAATAGGGACTTTAGTTATGCAGATGTTCCATTCTGAGGGTGTTCAAGGCATGTTAGTGGGCAGGAATATGGGCACTACAAATGTCTCACTATTCTTGGACACAATGTACATTAATAAAAGAACCCAAAGTGGTGAGAGCACCCAGAGTAGTCGCTCGGCCCATGAATACTGGGACATGGTGGGATGTTATAGTGGTGGGAGTCTCTAG